ATTGCTAGAATGGACTATGGAGGAATAACTTTTGATGCATAAAGCGGGACCCCTTTGTTGATGATAACTATAGGATtttttatgtaaaaaaaaatagaagttGAGTATAAAATAAATGTGCGTATTTCCTTTAATATATTGGTTTGACAAGGCTGTATGCCAGCCCTCGAATTTGGCATCAGTTCTTCTCTAGCCACAAGCAAGAATCTTATTCCTGTCACAGCATTATCACAGGCTTATATTGTTAATTACTGCCACGTAATGTTATGCTATGGCCACCTAGCTTTCCAACCAAGCATCATGAATGGACTACGAAATAGGATTTTCTATTCGCAATGAAATTCTTGTACCTATACAATTGTACATGCATTTGGATTTTCATCACTGAAGATTGATGTAACATTCCCATTACTAGAAGCACTGTTCCGATATGGATCCATATTATATTGGTCCATCATGCCATAAGTTGTGtattgtggtggtggtggtggtggtggtggttgtacATATTGGTATTCTGTGATGGGAGTTGATGGCCTGTACATGTTATAACTGTGAGTTGTGCGAAGAGGTTGAGGTGGTTGTTCATGGTAAACAGTTCTTGGTGCTGGCTCACGATAAATAGGTTGAGATGATGGCTCACGGTAAATAGGTTGAGATGGTGGCTCACGATAAATAGGCTGTGATGGTGGTTCATGATAATTAGGTTGAGATGGTGGTTCATGATAAATAGGTTGAGATGGTTGGTCGTGATAAGTAGGACGAGGTGGTGGCTCATGATATACACGATGAGGTGGTGGCTCATGATAGATGGGCCTAGGACGCTCATGATAAAGAGATTGAGGTTGTGGCTCGTGATAAACAGATTGAGGTGGTGGCTCATGATAAACAGGTTGAGGGGATCGTTCATGTCTATAACTAGGTCCTGGTTGATTGCTCCAGTGTCCACCATAGCCATGACTGTATCCAGGTCCGTACCCGTTGCTATGACCATATCTATAACTGTAGTCAGGCGGATTGCGGTATACCACATGAACCTCCTCTACATCCTTTGGTCTGTAAGTGTTTGTTGGCTGGCTTTGCTGGGGTTCAGCTGGAGGATTTGAGTCAGGTTGTGGATTTTGATCCTGTGAATTTTCAGGTGGTTGTGGAGGTGGGGGTTGATCTTGTTGTGGTTCTTGTGGTGGCGGGGGTGCTGCTTCTGATTTCGGAGGCTCAGCTGGCTGAGCGCTTCCTCCATCTGGTGGTGGTGCCCCTCCTTCAGGTGGTGGTGCCCCTCCATCTGatgctggtggtggtggttcagATGGCTGGGAATTCGGATCCGGTGCTTCTGTATGAGAACAGATGGTAGCAACTTTCCTGACtttctttatagctttgatgattCTTTCAGGATCTGCCCATCCAATTATTGTTAACTTCTGCTGGGGAAAGTCGATGTAGAGATCATATATCCCTGCAGACAAGCAGAATTAGTATGAAAATGATGCTGATAAATTGGTTTAATGAGCAGATTATCTGTGATTACTTACCAGTAACGCCGTTGAGCGCCTTTTTGATCTTCTGCACACACCCATTGCAGTCCATGCGGACATTTATCTCGGTGACTCGAGGTCTCTGCATTTTTTAGGCAGGAAAACTGAAAAAAACTTAGATGGGTATCGATATATGTAGGTTGCGATTACAAAAATGCACAGGAAAAGTAAGAATATATGCTACTGAGTAATTACTAAATATTGAGGATGCAACCATACCTCTAATTGTGAAGCCATCTTGTAGGAAGAGAGGAAGATACAGGAGAATAACTGTATGAAAGAATAGGTGGCATCATATTTGTATTTGAGGAGGGAATATTTGAAAGTAGAAAGTGAGTGGGACATGCAAGGAATCACTTTTATAAGACCATGAAAACAAAGGTTCACACAGGAAGAAAGTAATTAGTTACCCTTGTTGTGCAGGACTTAGGCTTAAGAGGTCACCATCTGATATAAAAAGTAAGAGCGAAGCAACGATGATTATCGTAAAGAGGTCAATATCTTTCGTTAAAACGTTTTAAATTTTCCGTGGAAGGGAATTTTCTTTTTGGGTGGATGTATACTGTAATTAAAGAGGCGTCCGTGTTTAGGATATCTGAAGCTGACTCTGAAACAAAATACACAAAGTTAGAGGGGAAGATAATGAAATGGGAATAGAATAGTAATCTGCAGTTGTGTGATAGTATATGATCTAGTTAGTGCTCATTTTGGTCAAAGTGTCCACTATAGAGGAATCCTTTTATCACAAGTAAAAGAAGCGTTCAGACTTCAGACTCTGCCTAATTGAATATTTAATCTGTGTTTTAACTggtataattttattattaggGAAGTTTTATTTCTGGAACtgtcctttttctttctttttggaaCAACAGACATCAGACTCTCTGCCTAATTGAATAGTTAATATGTGTTTTAAGGGTATTGATTTTATGTTTAGGGACTTTTTAATGTCTGAAACtgtcctttttctttctttttggacAGCAGACATCAGATTCTTAGGACATGGGATGGTAGCTAGAGAGTAGAGAAGCCTTTTTTCTAATCTACGGCTCAAATTTGTGCCTTTTGATTAAAATAGTGATCAACTTCTAATCTTTTGATTGTTTGTTTTAGTTTAAATTAGGTTTTTAATAAAAGGTCGACTTTCCCACTGCTTTACTGATGCTGTACTAGTTAGGACAGGACGGAAAAATCTTCCGTCTTGAAGTAGATGTCCATCGTCGTGTTTAAGAAGGAACGATAGATGCAACCCTTGAGAGGAACGAATTTACTTTAATGGTGTAGACGGGATTTGATCTCAGGTGACATTCATTGTGTTATGACTCTTTAATCGTTATTAGAATTAAGGTTTCCGTGGTTGTGCTTAAAATGGCATCGTCTGATAATTCAAGGTTGCGTTGATGTCAGTATGCTCTTATTCATCGGTGATTTCTGTTaattattttcttcttttttgtgaCAATAATGTGTTTATCCTTTCAATTAATTGATTATACTAGATTCGTAAGTTGTACATTCATCACTTGATTCTTATGCACACGAGGTTAAATATGAATTTGATTTGAGTATGTTATTTTCCATCTGTAAAATGTGGTCGAATCTCTTGCAGTCATTGGGAGTCTTGGTCTTTTGACCTTTTTGTAAGCTAGGTTCTAGACTACCAACTTTCCATCTATTGAAATCACTCATgagcctttttttttttcttcgtttGGTTTGGCCTAAAGactagatcagatcagattaaACAAGGTTTCACCTTATTTTTATTGCTTATTAGACTAAACTAGAAAAATTCAGAGCAAGGCTAAGAAAGACCAAACAAACGTAAAAATTATTCACATAAAACCtttaggctctgtttggtaaggcgtaaaatgttttcattgtaaaatgatttttcatggaagatatttttcaagggaaaacacaattccaaactagttttcatttgtttggtaccttaaaggaaaatgggagaagatggtgaagattgaggggaagaaaggagaggaaggtaaggaggaaagaagaaaaagtggtttccctccctctcaaatggaaaagggttttccacttgtccttacccaaccaaacaacgtaaaatgattaaaatagGGAAAATCGTTTCCcgtgaaaacgttttacgccctactaAACGGAGCCTTAGACCAAATTAGACCAGAAAAATTAATCGGACCATAAattagaaaaattaaattacaaccGTTGAAGGGATATTAAAGTCTACCTAGCTTAGATTGAAATTCTAAATAGTTATGTTTTTTTACCTCTGGTTGGTTTCATGTATTACTCGTGTAGTCGTATACTCGTACTACGTATTACATAGAAATCGGTGGGGTTTTTTTCTCCACCTTAATTGAACCATCCCAAGCTTAACAGGACTGatgttaattattatttttagatTCGAATGAGGATTAACCAAAGTAACAAAAcagaaagataaaaaaaaaacacacaaagtGATGTTTAATGTGATACTTCATGAAATCCGATTTTCATTTGGCTTTTATGTGGCCCGACTCAGATTGGGTCGAACCAATTCAACTGACTCATCTTCGCTTCTAAGTTCTAACCGAAATGAGTAAATTGGCATTGATCTCAAACTGAACGACCAATTTTGGAcaggggtgtcaaatcgggtcatcggtTAATTACGGGTCGGGTATAATCGGTTCGGGTTTAATCGGATAATGTAGTTGAACGGGACCATTATACTTATGCGGATTGAATGTGTGACTTTTGTTTTTCGGGTCACTTCGGTTTTTGTCAAAATCGATTGGATCTGGCCAATTTTTGACAGCCCTAATTTTGGTATCCTTTATTGTTGGTGTAGTTTTTGTGGGCTTGGGTTTGGGGATAGTAAGTATAAATTATATGCCCACTAGCTACTAGTCCAGAAGTCCATTAAGCTCAAACGAATTATTGTTTTGTTAGTCTTTAATCAATGTTGATGTCTCTTCTAATAGGATAACTGAATCATTAGAGGTTACTAAAGGGTGTTTGGTTCGCACATTGATTTAAGTTGGAATTATGAATGAAATCAAGGGGGTAAGTGGTGAAACTTGATTCTTAATATCGTGTGTTTGAGTTTTCCTAATGTGAATAACTTTTATGGGATACCTGAGGTGTTCGTATAAGTCATATTCACCTACGCGCTTTGGTTTATGAATTCCATATCTTATGGGTATTCGTTATAAGTTTATAATgaattctaaaaacaaagacCATGTAtgagtttaacaatatcaaaccTATAGCCCATGGCTAGGGATGGGCATGGGCCGGATCTAGGGGTGAAAGTTCGGTTTTCGATTTGGATTAAGGCCCAAACTGAATCCAAACCGAACTAGttcaattttcattttttgaaacCGAATCCAAACTAGATAACCTTTTAATCCAAACGAAACCAAACGGGattttaaatttccagttcaATCTAAACCATAAAATCGAATTTTCACGGGCCTTTCATTTGGGCCTATTTTGGACCTATATTATACCTATTTTTAGCCAATTTTCGGGCTCTTATTATACTTTTTAGCCAAGTTCAGTTTATTCGGTTTTAACTGAATTTCTTATTCGATTTGGTTCGGTTTGATTTTCGGTTTTTTACTACCAAACTTTCAACCCTTGCCGGATCTGTTGAGACCCAGACCCATATTTTTTAGGCAGACCCAGACCTGCCCCAGATCCACGGGGTCTGAAAATATCAGACCCAAATCCAATGGGTCTAATTGGTCTCACGTCGAAAATGGGctagtgttatttattttattttttaacttttttgtcTCATAAAATTTTTCCGCGCCATTAATTTAAACGTCATTTACCATCACATATTCACATTCAATATATAAAATATCagaattaacaagttaatactTAATACCTGCATTACAAATTACAATCCAAACTCCAAAGTCACAAATACATCAAAAAACAAAACTAGGTCAAATTGTGATTTGTGCGTACAATACTAATATCATATgtgaactctttttttttaaaaaaaaaaaaactttaaaatcatatattttattatttaaataattaaacagGTTTATGGGTCAAATCAGGACCGGGCCCTGGGTCTGAGAATGTTAGATCCAGACCCAAACTCTTTTTAAACACATGTTTTCAGATCCGATCCAAGCCCTTGAAAATGGGCTGAGCGCAACCGGGTTTGAGCCGGGTGCTGGACCCATGCCTACCCATGGCTCATACCAGAAATCCGCGAACAAGACAACAGGTAGGACATGCAAGATTTTGTAGATAAAGACTTTGTGGAGCTTGTCGACAGAAAAGACAACGTAGTTTTGACTTTTGATGATAATAATTGCCGCAGTCAACAACTTTGTTTTTCCCTTCTATGCCCCCCACGGCCCCACGGCCCACCCCCTTTCTCTCGATGTACGAATGGAAACTAAGCAGGCCCAATCTTGGACTGAAGCCCAAACTGTCCCAATCGCACAGGCCCAGTTTATCTTTTAGGTGCAATTAATAGTTACTTGCTTCCATCCAACGACTATCACTCTATCATTGAGGTTGTCtgacttattttatttttgtgcaAGCACTCACACTGACTTTATTATCAAAAAATAAGGAAATTTTGTGTAACACTACCTTAATGTTTGgacgttttgtgaattactagcttataaaaacttttttatactttcctaccttataagtttgatatGTTTTAGTAACACTACCTTGTAACAGAAAACGTTAAATCTCTCCGTTTGTGGGCCCCACCCCCAACGACTTTATTCcatttctctttccctttctccATAGATGATCTCTGTTTCTCTTTCTCAGTCTCCGATCTCTCATTTCTCAATCTATGTTCTCATCCgaattcaattcttcttctttttctgatAAAAAGGCATGAGTTATCTCTCCCTTCTCCGTTGAAgctgttttctctctctttctctctgttTCAGACCATAGACATAAACAGTGACTGAGAATTAAAACCCAGAGTGAGAAATTCCCAATGCTTTAGTTTCCCAATTCTCCACCCGCCCAGCCAAACACGCCCCAATCCCTTTAATTACAGAGATAATCTTCTCTTtcctttttgttatttttattttcttcatcATAAAATCAGATAGTAAGTCCACTTCGTTTCGTCTCTTTCTCACTTTCTCTATCCTCTACTACTTAAAATTTGAAGAAGTTTGTTGTTCATACCCATAATTCTTTTTCATTTGGGTTTCTTCTGTTCatgtcattttctttttttctctttttcaaaGAACAATTAAAAGTggcatttaattatttttggggAATAATTATTGGGTAGTTGAACATAACCCTCTATAAATTTAATTGTTCTTCGTAAATGTAATCCCCCCCATTTCCCCCTttttatagaaaaaaaaattgattgtgAGATTTGTCTGTTTCTGTAAtcgattttcttttcttttgggtTATTTTTTAGAATGTTGGGAACGAACTTTGTTTGTTTAAGGAGAAAAAA
This genomic stretch from Spinacia oleracea cultivar Varoflay chromosome 3, BTI_SOV_V1, whole genome shotgun sequence harbors:
- the LOC110788058 gene encoding extensin isoform X2, which gives rise to MQRPRVTEINVRMDCNGCVQKIKKALNGVTGIYDLYIDFPQQKLTIIGWADPERIIKAIKKVRKVATICSHTEAPDPNSQPSEPPPPASDGGAPPPEGGAPPPDGGSAQPAEPPKSEAAPPPPQEPQQDQPPPPQPPENSQDQNPQPDSNPPAEPQQSQPTNTYRPKDVEEVHVVYRNPPDYSYRYGHSNGYGPGYSHGYGGHWSNQPGPSYRHERSPQPVYHEPPPQSVYHEPQPQSLYHERPRPIYHEPPPHRVYHEPPPRPTYHDQPSQPIYHEPPSQPNYHEPPSQPIYREPPSQPIYREPSSQPIYREPAPRTVYHEQPPQPLRTTHSYNMYRPSTPITEYQYVQPPPPPPPPQYTTYGMMDQYNMDPYRNSASSNGNVTSIFSDENPNACTIV
- the LOC110788058 gene encoding extensin isoform X1, whose translation is MSHSLSTFKYSLLKYKYDATYSFIQLFSCIFLSSYKMASQLERPRVTEINVRMDCNGCVQKIKKALNGVTGIYDLYIDFPQQKLTIIGWADPERIIKAIKKVRKVATICSHTEAPDPNSQPSEPPPPASDGGAPPPEGGAPPPDGGSAQPAEPPKSEAAPPPPQEPQQDQPPPPQPPENSQDQNPQPDSNPPAEPQQSQPTNTYRPKDVEEVHVVYRNPPDYSYRYGHSNGYGPGYSHGYGGHWSNQPGPSYRHERSPQPVYHEPPPQSVYHEPQPQSLYHERPRPIYHEPPPHRVYHEPPPRPTYHDQPSQPIYHEPPSQPNYHEPPSQPIYREPPSQPIYREPSSQPIYREPAPRTVYHEQPPQPLRTTHSYNMYRPSTPITEYQYVQPPPPPPPPQYTTYGMMDQYNMDPYRNSASSNGNVTSIFSDENPNACTIV